The genomic interval TCGCCGACTCTGCAACCTATGAAAGCAAAGCGTGCGACCTCTACATCGACTAATCTTCCAGCGATTCCAGATAACGCTCCGCTTCCAGTGCAGCGGCACAGCCGGTTCCGGCAGCAGTGATCGCCTGGCGATAAACCGCATCCGACACATCACCCGCCGCATATACACCCTCAAATTTGGTTTTCACACCATCTGCAATCAAATAACCCACTTCATCCTTTTCAAGCTGATCAAATGGTTCCGTATTCGGCTTATGACCAATGGCCGAGAAATATCCCGACGCCGGAATCTCTGTGATTTCATCCGTTTTGACATTGCGGATTTTCACGCCCGTCACTCCGGAATCATCGCCTACGATTTCTTCAACAACAGAATTCCACGCGATTTCAATTTTCTCATTCTTAACGGTGCGTTCAGCCATAATTTTCGAGGCTCGCAGTTCATCCCGACGATGCACCAGCGTCACTTTAGAAGCAAAACGGGTAAGAAAAGTTGCCTCTTCACAGGCCGTATCGCCGCCGCCAACCACTACTACCGGAACATCCTTATAGAAAGCGCCATCGCAGGTGGCGCATGCCGAAACGCCGCGTCCCATAAATTTCTGCTCCGACTCCAAACCGAGATATTTAGCCGTCGCACCCGTGGCAATAATCACAGATTTAGCCTCAATCGGATCGCCCGCCATCATTTCGAGTCTGTACGGCTTCTTCGAAAAATCTGCTTTAGCCACCGCATCATACTGCAGAAACTTTGCACCGAAGCGCTCTGCCTGCGCACGGAATTTATCCATCATTTCCGTACCATCGATTCCCTCCGGGAATCCCGGATAGTTTTCCACTTCTGTCGTCGTGGTCAACTGCCCACCCGGCTGCATACCTTCAATCACGAGCGGTTCAAGGTTCGCACGGGCGCAGTAAATCGCCGCAGTATAGCCCGCAGCTCCAGCGCCGATAATTACAACATTTTCCATATTGTTTCCTTCAGTTAAATACATTGGAGTTTATGGACGTTGAAACTACAGGAACGTTCAGCCTTAATCAAACGCGTTTACAACTGTTTACCCACCCCGCCCTTTCTTTTTCTTCCGAAAAGAATCCTCAGAATAATGCACGATATACGCTATATAATTTCATACATTATAATGTATGAAATTATTGATCCTTAACGGAGAATTAGGCAATGGTACGATTCATATATTTAAAAGTATGAATATTTAATATAACGCCGGACTCCACCC from Verrucomicrobia bacterium S94 carries:
- the trxB gene encoding thioredoxin-disulfide reductase; translated protein: MYLTEGNNMENVVIIGAGAAGYTAAIYCARANLEPLVIEGMQPGGQLTTTTEVENYPGFPEGIDGTEMMDKFRAQAERFGAKFLQYDAVAKADFSKKPYRLEMMAGDPIEAKSVIIATGATAKYLGLESEQKFMGRGVSACATCDGAFYKDVPVVVVGGGDTACEEATFLTRFASKVTLVHRRDELRASKIMAERTVKNEKIEIAWNSVVEEIVGDDSGVTGVKIRNVKTDEITEIPASGYFSAIGHKPNTEPFDQLEKDEVGYLIADGVKTKFEGVYAAGDVSDAVYRQAITAAGTGCAAALEAERYLESLED